The following are from one region of the Sorghum bicolor cultivar BTx623 chromosome 2, Sorghum_bicolor_NCBIv3, whole genome shotgun sequence genome:
- the LOC8072268 gene encoding nucleolar protein 56 produces MALYLLFEVASGYALFHAYGIDEIGQSVDAVRASVLDLQRFGKAIRLTGFSPFSSAMDAINQCNAISEGIMTDELRNFLELNLPKVKEGKKAKYSLGVTEPKVGSHITEATGIPCQSNEFVQELLRGVRLHFDQFIDQLKKSDLEKAQLGLGHSYSRAKVKFNVNRVDNMVIQAIFLLDTLDKDINSISMRVREWYSWHFPELVKIINDNYLYAKIAKFVVNKSDLAEKDIPALADLIGDEDKAKEIVEAAKASMGQDLSLVDLINVQLFAQGIMNLSEYRKKLYEYLVTKMNDIAPNLTSLIGEVVGARLISHAGSLSNLAKCAASTLQILGAEKALFRALKTRGNTPKYGLIFHSSFIGRASAKNKGRMARYLANKCSIASRIDCYSELNTSIFGQKLRDQVEERLDFYDKGVAPRKNLDVMKAAIEGISAVSEDVDGNEKNDVSAKKGKKKKSKTQTDGEAMDVDKLADGEDEPQTEKKKKKKHKREEPQDEEMATEPLSDDVKQDETPKKKKKKNHEATEDVEPKKKKKKNREAYEVVEPKTATEGKKKKKKKSKTEDSDE; encoded by the exons ATGGCGTTGTACCTGCTCTTCGAGGTGGCGTCGGGGTACGCTCTCTTCCACGCGTACGGCATCGACGAGATTGGGCAGAGCGTGGACGCCGTCCGCGCGTCCGTGCTGGACCTGCAGCGCTTCGGCAAGGCCATCAGACTCACCGGCTTCTCCCCCTTCTCCTCCGCCATGGACGCGATCAACCAGTGCAACGCCATCTCCGAAG GGATCATGACCGACGAGCTGAGGAACTTCCTGGAGCTCAATCTGCCCAAGGTGAAGGAGGGAAAGAAGGCCAAGTACAGTCTCGGTGTCACGGAGCCCAAGGTCGGGTCCCACATCACTGAGGCCACGGGGATCCCCTGCCAGAGCAATGAGTTCGTCCAAGAGCTGCTCCGAGGAGTGCGGCTGCACTTCGATCAGTTTATCGACCAACTCAAG AAATCTGACCTGGAGAAGGCTCAGCTAGGCCTGGGGCATAGTTATAGCAGGGCCAAGGTCAAGTTCAATGTGAACCGTGTGGATAATATGGTGATTCAAGCTATCTTTCtgttggacacactcgataagGATATCAATTCCATCTCCATGAGAGTGAG GGAGTGGTATTCGTGGCATTTTCCAGAGCTAGTCAAAATTATAAATGACAATTACCTCTATGCTAAGATTGCCAAGTTTGTGGTAAACAAATCTGATTTAGCAGAAAAAGACATTCCAGCTTTAGCAGATCTAATTGGAGATGAGGACAAAGCGAAAGAAATTGTTGAAGCGGCAAAGGCATCTATGG GCCAGGATCTTTCACTAGTTGATTTGATCAATGTACAACTGTTTGCCCAAGGGATCATGAATCTGTCTGAATACCGTAAAAAGCTCTATGAGTATCTCGTAACAAAGATGAACGATATTGCACCCAACCTGACGTCTTTGATTGGTGAAGTTGTTGGAGCTCGACTAATCTCTCATGCTGGCAGTCTTTCCAATCTTGCCAAGTGTGCTGCCTCCACTCTTCAAATACTTGGCGCTGAAAAGGCACTTTTCAG AGCGctgaaaactcgtggaaatacACCAAAGTATGGCCTCATATTCCACTCATCATTCATTGGTCGTGCATCAGCTAAGAACAAGGGTCGAATGGCTCGATACCTGGCAAACAAGTGTTCCATTGCTTCACGCATTGATTGTTATTCAG AGTTGAATACATCCATTTTTGGACAGAAGCTGCGTGACCAAGTTGAGGAGAGACTAGACTTCTATGACAAGGGTGTTGCACCTCGGAAGAACCTTGATGTGATGAAAGCCGCCATTGAGGGTATTAGTGCGGTTTCGGAGGATGTTGATG GTAATGAGAAGAATGATGTGTCTGCTAAGAAAGGCAAGAAAAAGAAGTCTAAAACTCAGACTGACGGTGAAGCAATGGATGTTGATAAGCTTGCCGATGGAGAAGATGAACCTCAAactgagaagaagaaaaagaagaagcacaAGCGTGAGGAGCCACAGGATGAAGAGATGGCCACTGAGCCACTCAGTGATGATGTCAAACAAGATGAGActccaaagaagaagaagaaaaagaaccaTGAGGCAACTGAGGATGTTGAgcctaagaagaagaagaaaaagaaccgTGAGGCATATGAGGTTGTTGAGCCTAAGACAGCCACTgaagggaagaagaagaaaaagaagaagtccAAAACCGAGGACAGTGATGAGTAG